A genomic segment from Stegostoma tigrinum isolate sSteTig4 chromosome 1, sSteTig4.hap1, whole genome shotgun sequence encodes:
- the smim15 gene encoding small integral membrane protein 15 — protein sequence MLDIRSWAEYIVEWAAKDPYGFLSTVILALTPLFLASAVLSWKLAKMIEARDREQKKKQKRQENINKAKRPKKD from the coding sequence ATGTTGGACATCAGAAGCTGGGCAGAGTACATTGTTGAATGGGCTGCAAAAGACCCGTATGGATTCCTTTCAACAGTTATCTTGGCACTAACCCCACTGTTCTTGGCAAGTGCAGTCTTATCATGGAAACTGGCGAAAATGATTGAGGCCAGAGATCGAGAACAGAAGAAGAAACAAAAGCGTCAAGAAAACATTAATAAAGCAAAAAGACCAAAGAAGGATTGA